The genomic region GCTGGTGAGAAGTGAGACTGGCAGGTTAAGCCTCCAGAACTTGGTGTTCATGTACTGACACTTCCCAAAGAGGGTTTTTTCCCCCTGGATAACCAGAGAGTAAATGATGTGTCACAAATGCTGCAGGAGCATTGTAAACACGTTCTCTATCGTGCTTAATTGCAAGCTGTGAGAGGTTAGCTACACTGCTAGTTTGCAGCATTAAACAGTGCCATCCTGCAGGTGGGAGCCATTATGTTCTCCTCTTCATTCTCCACCACAGcggcctctctctctgtctgtctcctaTCACTAAAGTGGGAATAATGGTGTGACCTTGCCCCATCTTAGTGGGGGTATAAATGTTGAGAGAAGTAGTTAGCTAATTTCCATAGTCTGTGAGCcttacaaagaaagaaactccggccgggcgcagtttctcacacctgtaatcccagcactttgggaggccgagacaggcggatcactaggtcagcagattgagaccatcctggctaacacggtgaaaccccgtctctactaaaaatacaaaaaattagctgggcgtggtggcgggcgcctgtagtcccagctactcaggaggctgaggcaggagaatggcataaacccgggaggaggagcttgcagtgagccgagatcatgccactgcactccagcctgggagacagagcgagactctgtctcaaaaaaaaaaaagaagaaataaaccccTTAAGAAGAACATGTTATTACATGATTAAGACTTTAAAGGCTGAGAGATTAGAGAGGtttttcagggggaaaaaagagagaaaaataaaggtatgATGTGGAACAGcggcccagcctggacaacatagtgagacctcatctctacaaacagtAAACAATTAGCCTGATGTGCTCGCCTCAGCAGCAcaaatactaaaattggaacgatacagGGAAGATTCTcatggcccctgtgcaaggatgacatgcaaatttgtgaagcgttccattttttcaaagaaaaaaatattagctgagtgtggtagtgcacctgtagccccagctattcaggaggctaaggtgggaggattgctggagcccaggagatcaaggctgcagtaagctgtgattgtgccacactgcgctccagcctgggtgacagagagagaccctgtctccaaataacaaaaaacaagaaacaaaaccacaCTGGTTTCTTTAGGGAAGCATGGGTCCTGGGACAGCAGTGACTTTGTGGGGAGACCCTCCTCAGTTGCTGACCCCGCCACATGGCCGTGGGCAAGCGACTTCTCCTAAGCCTCAGTTACTTTCCCTTGGAAACAGAGATGGATATGCCCACCTCACAGGGTGGCTGTGAGGATGACCTGTGATGTGTGATGCCAGGTGCCTGCCTGGCACGGTATACAGTGTGGAGTGGGTGGGTACCCACCCTTCCCCTCCCGTTCAAGCTGTGTTGGGTCAGGAGTAGAATTATTCTGGGTATGAGGACAAGGCTGCGGGCCTGAGGGTGGGTTTAGAGTCTAAACCACAGACAAGATTGGATGTGAAATGTCCATTTTCCAGAGCTAGACGACTGGCTGTATATTCTAGTCATTACTGTTCCAGAAACCTGCTAACCAGCCCAAGCTAAAAACTTTGTtcggcctggcacggtggcttatgcctgtaaccccagcactttggcaggctgagacgGGTGGCTCACTTAAGGCCAGCAGGtcaagaccagccaacatggcaaaaccccatctctacgaaaattagccaggcatggtagcaggcacctgtaatcccggctactctggaggctgagacaggagaatcactgtggaagttgcagtgagccgagattgcaccactgcacttcagcctggcctacagagcgagactccgtctcaacaaaacaaaacaaaacaaaaacaaaacaaaaactttgttaGTTGAGCATATGCAGAATAAGTGATTTTCATGAAGCCATTTTGCCAGTTTGGATTATTTTTACTGAAACTTGAAGTTTAGAGGAGCTAAAAGTCCAACACAGGAGCCTTTGGCCAGATACCCTATAATGATCTGTTTGGGCATGTATTCAGCGCCTAGTAGAACAGTCCCATTCTGTTTTCTGAGTTACTGAAAATGGGACATGGGCCTGGGATGTGTGAGAGCAGGAGGGTGATAAGGCTTCTTCCATTGAGCTCTAACAAAGCCCGGTTATCTGTGTCTTTTGCCCAAATCAAATGCAGGAGGGCACAGTGCTTTGTTCAGGGTAGTAACTcagtaaaaatatacttttttttttcttttttctttttttaaaagattcccaCCCCAtcggtaaatatttgttggcttGCTTTGTTCTTGGTGCTAGTAGAACAGTTAACCAAACCTTTCAGAACTAAGTGATACGCATTTGGAGCATTAATAATGTTAAATAACAGTCACTGTGTTTGATTCACAATTGAACCTGGAACAGCAAACATGAGCCATCCTTCGGCAAGTCTGCCCGCACAAGCCTTGCCAGCAGCCCTCCTTTTTAGCCCACATGCCTGTGGCTGGGCTCTGTGGTTTGTACCTTGGTCTCAGTGTGTTCCAGGGGAGAAGTGGTGGGTGGAGGCTCTTCTCTGATTCTTGCCCTCCTCATCAGTACTCTCAAAAGTGCTAAAAGCATTCTTCTCTTCAGCACTGAAGGAGAGGCTGGTCCTGACCACCAGCGCCTCCTGCCTAAACACAGCTGATTGTGTCTCCCCTCTAGAATCCAAACACCAGGGGAGCAAGAGTAGAGTTGGTTTCATTCACCCCGGGCTCCCCAAGCATAGCAAATGCTCTGGAAGCACATGATGAGTGGCTGGGCGACCAAGAGCTACCGCCCGAGGCATGCTTTCAGAGCCCAGAGAACCCTATGGGTAGGCACGAGCCTGGTGTCAGGAGgaactgggtttgaatccttCAACAACTGTGTGGCCTTCCCTCTCTGAGCGTTGATGTCCTCATTTGCAGAGTGGATGATCATACCTTCCTTACAGAGCCATTGCACAGATAATGACATAGGAGCATGCAGTACAGTCCTGGCACATGCTCAGGAGATGGTGGCTGTCAAGTCAGGAGCCCGTCCTGTAGCAGCCTAGCCATCTGGAAGGAGCACGCCTTGACACTGCCGTCAATGCCTGGCACTTGGTGAGAATTTGTTTCTCACATTTCTCtgaaggggtggggtgggggacaggtaGAGAAGAAGGCTCTGGGCTCCTAGggtgggaaggaagaagagagagactgGCCCTGAGGGTAGCCAGTGTCCCTGAGTTCATTTTCTTACCAGAAGAACAGGGGAAATATACCATTTAGAAGGAGGTAGTGAGGATTAAACGAGCTAACGTGTCCAGCACGTAGAAGGCCCTCTCCCCTATCCTCATCCCTGAAAGCAAACTCCTCGATTTCTCAGTTTTGCTCTGGTTCCCAGGCTGTGCATGGAGGCAAACACAGGGCCCTTTACTCAGGCCAAGCTCAGGAGAGCCCAGGCTGCACCGAGTCCACCCTCTTGGCTCATTTGTCTCAATCCACCAAGAGGATGACACCAAGGCGCTCTCTTCCTGTacccctgcctctgccccagcAAGTCCTGCTGAGATCCTGCCTGTTATGAAATGGGGCTGTCCTGTTGCATGCAGGGCAGGTGGCACCATGCCTCTAGGAGCCTCAGCACGTGTTTCCAAGGAGAcagctgtttgtgtgtgtgtgtgtgtgtgtgtgtgtgtgtacgcaccAACTTGTAACATCCAGTTCTTCAAAGGAAGGTGGAAAGAAGGGAATGAGGGTCAGGTTGCAAGTGGGATGTAGGTAGAAGGCGCACGATGCCAGGCCACGCTGCTGTTTGCCTTTCACAGAAAAAATCAGCACGGCACCTCACAGTTTGCAGACGCTTTCACATGGGACAGCTCACTTAATCTTGGCAACAAGCTCGTGACACAGATactcttttctgctttttaaagtttggagatggagagagagggggGTAAGTCCCAACCAGTGGGTTATAGAATTAGGATTTGTGTCCTGACTCTGATCATAAGCCCCCTGCTCTCTTCCCAGGGCCATGCTGCCTTGTCCAGAAAGGATTCTAGATCAGGAGTGCCCCTAGATGGGGATGCCACCTGCCCAGCCCAAAGCAAAGGCCTTGTTCAGCCTTCGAGCTGTATGTTCAGGCTCCATAACTCCCTGAAATGGAGGCCTGAGCGACTGGAGATGACAGGAAAACGGGAGGGGTATCTCTAAGCATAGCCAAGGCCCCACGGGAGAGGGAAGGATAGGGTATAAAATGCTAATCATATGATTTAGAGACGCATGTCtttccagaagctggaagagaaagACGTGAGAGCTGGAGTGAGCATTCTGGAACAGAATCGACTCTTGGAAAAGGATCCTTGGGAGACAGGGTGGGAGTGAAGACAGGAAGAGTGGCTTTCAGGATTTAGGTCCCAGGGACAgagaggggaaactgagtcagggCTTGGGCTACAGACCCACCCTTTTGCTGGAAATGGATTTCTCTACCAAAAGGGAAATTGTTTGAACTCATGACCTAGAGTGAAGGCTACCAAGCAGCCATTGTCGCTGGAAACCAAGGGAGTCTGGGAGCTGGTCAGTTCTGGCAGAGAAAGTCTGTTTATCCAGGGACAGGAAAGAGGGAAGGTCTACATGGACTGGGCTGGGAGGCCCAGGGGCAGCATTAGGGAGAGGGGCTCCAAGTCTGGGTTTCAAGGGGCGTCATCGAACTAGAAAACGAAATGAGgcagggtgcagtgactcacgcctataatcccagcactttgggaggccgaagcagctggatcactagaggtcaggagtttgagaccagcctggccaacatggtgaaacccgtctctactaaaaatacaaaaattagctgggcgtggtggcaggtgcctgtaatcctagctagtcaggaggctgaggtaggagaattgcttgaatatgggaggtggaggttgcagtgagctgacattgcgccactgcactccagcctgggcaacagagtgagacaatgtctaaaaaaacaaacaacaacaacaaaaaacagtgggcgctgtggctcacgcctgtaatcccagcactttgggaggccgaggcgggcggatcacgaggtcaagagatcaagaccatcctggccaacgtggtgaaaccccgtctctactaaacatacaaaaattagcctggcatggtggcggcacctgtagtcccaggtacttggatggctgaggcaggagaattgcttgaattctctccgccgggaggcggaggttgcagtgagcttaaattgcaccactgcatgcactccagcctggcgatagagcaagactctgtctcaaaaaaaaaggaaagaaagaaaatgaaagtggaGTGAGAGACTGCATGGAGCAGAGAGCAGAGAGCACACCTGGAGTTTCTCACACTCCGCACGGCTTTCCAGTACACTTCCCTCCCGCTGGAGGCGAGATACGCTCTGCACGTGACCTAAATGCGTGCTGAAGCACAGCCACAGGGCAAgcgaaagaagagaaaatggggagtTTGTAAACAGTCCTCCAAAGAGATAACTGCCCCCTTCCACCGGACGGGAGCAGCAGGAAGTCCACCAAAGCAAGGGCACGCGGGCCTGAGGGCATCCCTGTTTTCTGGAGCACCTGGTCTCTGTCGTCTTTCTCCCATTCAAACCCAAAGTCAGAGCAGTGGGAGATGGGAGAGAAGCCGCTTCAACAACAACTTAAGTACATGGTCCCCAATGGCAAGTAATTCCGTAATCATTCTGTGTGGCGGATATACCCTCTTTTCGACAAGGTCTATTGCTTTTCAGGTAGACATTTGTGTTTATAAATGATCTGGAGATTCGGGCGGCTTTGGGAAACTGATCGCAGATTAGGGGGCAAGAATGTGCTGCGGTCGTTGTGACCCCTGTGGCTCTTCAACCCTCTTCCCCCCATTTTATCTAGCGGTTGGCTGCAGGCATCTGTCAGTCCCGTGGGACCTCATGCTTCTCACCCTCAGTGAGACACCACATGAAGGGACAGGAGGTGACCCAAGACTGGCCCACACCCGTTGGACCTGCCCAGCCACGCTGGACTAACTAATTCTCGGCCACAGCTTGCCAGTGCTCGGCAAAACTCTGCCTGAAACCTTGGGCGGTCccctatgtgccaggccctgactTCGCTCATCCACAGTGAGGGAGGGGGACTTTCCGGCTATTGCAGGGCTCTGCAGACCAGCTGGGAGCCAGAGCCTGGCAGCTGCTGCCACACTTCAAAGGCCTTGTTATCCTCATCTGAGGAACAGTGCCCCGAGTCGCCCCTGAGAATCCTCCCTACCGCACTGGCAGCCTCACCCTTCGTGTGCGTGCTGGGGGACACCCTGGGACGCCTGAGGGGAGCCAGGAGCGGCTGCACCACCCTTCCTGGGTTCCTGGAACAAGGAGGGGACCGTCCACCTTAGCTTTTGGATAGGTGCTCAGCTCTGCCAACCCTCACAGGCCACTCAGAGATGCCAAAAAAGTCAGCTATGGCTTGTTTGTGGGTGTGGACTCCAAACGGGGGCAGATCCCTCGGGCTGAGTTGCAGAGGGCTTCCCTGAGGAGGTGGCCTTCTCCTGGTGAACAACTGGTGTCCCCAGTTCTAGGAGGCCCCAGGAGCGCCTTCTGTGACACTCATCTTGGAGGGTGGCCTGGAGTGTCCCAGCATTTGACAGTATGGGGTGTGATTGGAGGGGCCTGAGCCCAGAGCTGCATGCGAGAGCTCAGGAGCCCCTGCCCTGAGCTCCCAGAACCCCCTTCCCCATTCGGGCAATGTGTCCTTAGGAACAGAACCTGCTGACCCTCCTTTCCTGGTTTAGCACAAGCAAACCCACACCCGGTGCCAGAGGGGTGAAGGGAGGCCAGGGGCTGTGGGGTCTGTCTCCTGGCTCTGGTTTGGGAATGGGCTGAGAGCATCCTGTGGAAGGAAGTCCTGTAGGGACCACCAGGGCCACCTGGTGATGCTAGGTAGCAGGTGCTGGCACAGCAGGATGAGAGGGAGGCCTGAGAAAGGTCCCCTGAGAGGACACCCCAGGCAACCCAAGTCAGACTCAGGCAGCAGAGGCCAATGGGCCCCTGTAAAGGCAAGGAGGAGTTGGAGCCCTGGGGACCTGGGGGTGACCCCTGAAGTCTGGGAACAGAAGAGATTTGGAGAGGGATTTATCAGGATTCTCTCCCAAACTAATCTGGCCATGGGGTTCCCAGGCAGGACTCAGGAGACAACTGGTGCTGGCCACCAGGTCTGCCCCGTGGTCCacgctctcctctctcctccctcgcGCGTGTTTTGCCTGTGGCATCCTAGGAACGCAGGGCTTCGAGCCTTGTGGTCCTGTTACATAACAGCTTCCATCCCATCCATGAGTTCAGCCCTCCGGCAAGCGGGAGCTGCAGCAGGCGCACCAAGGAAAGCCTCTGCTTCACACCCAGGCTTCTGCTCCCCAAATCCACAGTCCCTGCCACTCTGCCACCCCCAGCCTACAGCGGGAGGGAGCTTCATAAGCAGTCAGTGTC from Macaca thibetana thibetana isolate TM-01 chromosome 10, ASM2454274v1, whole genome shotgun sequence harbors:
- the LOC126964159 gene encoding LOW QUALITY PROTEIN: uncharacterized protein LOC126964159 (The sequence of the model RefSeq protein was modified relative to this genomic sequence to represent the inferred CDS: inserted 2 bases in 2 codons; deleted 4 bases in 3 codons; substituted 2 bases at 2 genomic stop codons) — its product is MAGCPGTRGCEGAATSTVAGQASPSQGGSRNPGRVVQPLLAPLRRPRVSPSTHTKVVVEAASLPSPTALTLGLNGRKTTETRCSRKQGCPQARVPLLWWTSCCSRPVEGGSYLFGGLFTNSPFSLLSLALWLCFSTHLGHVQSVSRLQREGSVLESVRSVRNSRCALXLSAPCSLSLHFHFLSFLFFXDRVLLYRQAGVHQWCNLSSLQPPPPGGEFKQFSCLSHPSTWDYRXPPPCQANFCMFSRDGVSPRWPGWSXSLDLVIRPPRPPKVLGLQA